Part of the Calliopsis andreniformis isolate RMS-2024a chromosome 12, iyCalAndr_principal, whole genome shotgun sequence genome, GAAGATTCTTctgaagaaaaagaagagactAATGAAAGAGAAATTTCTGAAAACAGTTCTGAAGAAAAGTCTTCACCTGATAtgactagccataataagccaTATGATAGTGTAACAGAAGTCATTATGGAGGTATCACGTTGTACAAATAATAAGGAGGATTCTGATAACATCAGTATGAAGCAAGACGCGGATTCAGTTAATCCATTAAATATGTCTGACAAACAAGAATCTGATGCTGAAGAATCAGACAAACTTAATGTAGAAACATTGAATGCGTCAGAAGAAAGCAACATTAAaacaaatgaaattaatttgataCATGAAACAATGGAAGAAAGTGTAACTAATGACAAAATAGAAGAAGCTGCATCGGAAACAAAAGATGTTTCTGATTCTCACACGTCTGAAAGTCCTATTCATAGTCCTGTTAGATCATTATTTAGTCCTCAACACGAATTGCATGTGTCAGATACACAAACTAAAGAAGAAAGTTATAAAagtgaaaataaagaaaatctcGACACACCTAATGAATCGCAATCTTCTGTTTCATTCAATGCTACTGCTTCTTCTGACAGAAGTTTAGTTATAAAAATATGTACTAAcagaaattctcagttttctgttTCAACTAATAATGACAATGTCGAAAGTCATAATGTTAGTAAAGAGTCTGAGGAAAATAATAATGGAGAGAGTTCGGCAACAGATGAAAAGGAATCTAATGTTTTTGAAGGTGAAATGGACAATAATAACAGTTTTCAAATGAATGATGGTGACAGTGATTCTGATAGTTTTAAATTAGCAGTAGTAGACAGCACCCCTGAAGTTGAAGATGTTGAAGAAACTAATGAGATTAAAGGATCACCAGAAACTGGAACCGAATTGATTATGGATACTGAACAACACCAAAATCAGAGCGAAGAAAATGCTGGGGACGCAGTAATTAGTATAGGTACAAATGAAAACCAGGAGGTTAATGAAGAAATTGAAGACACAAATTATAGTGAACCAAATAATGTTATACAACCCCAAATACAGCCAAGTGATGGAATTATTCTGGCTGGGGAAGATGTTCCTTGTATCGACCTTAATGTTGATGGAACTTTAGACAGTATAGAAATAGAAGACTTGTTGAAACGTTGTATAGAAGTGGCCAGTCCTTTGTGCGTTTACTGTAATCACGCACGTCATATAGCAGTCAATGGTAAACAATTAGGATTACACATGCTTGCGGAACATAAATTTCAACCTCAGCATCCTGCCATAATTATCCAACCAGAACAATTTATTACTAGAGTAAAAAAGTCACTCAATGAGTTAGAAAACCACTACTTCAATCTAGATTCTTATAGTAGCACAAATGGTACCTATAATGTTCCAAATGTACGGACATATGAGTGCTTTCATTGTAGATTTCATTCTGCTGTACACAAGGAGCTTTACTTGCATAATCGAAAAATGCACCAAAAGACAATCTTAATTTGTATAATGTGTAAATCGACTTTCTATAGTTATAGTGAATTACTTTGCCACTTATGCCCTGGCACATACTCGCCAAACATCAACGTAAAGTACAGATGTTGTCTTTGTCCTATGGCAAGCCTTCCATCTGCATTCAGATTAATGGTACACTTGCGCAAAAGGCATCATGCATGTGATGTTTGCCTTGAATCTACTGGAAATCAACAACGTCTTTCTAATCACGTTTGGAAGCATAAACTTCATCATTTATGCTACAGATGTGGAATTGCATATAGAAACAAGCCGGATATCACGAAACATTTATTTTGGAAACACGGGACGGAAAGTGTGCTTTGCAAAAAATGTTTACAAAAAAAGTGGCCCCACATTTACCATTTTTGTATACCGCCTACAGCTTTTGTTTGTGAGGAGTGTGGATCGAGTTTTTCTCGAgctgttgctctgaaagtacatAAGAGGTTACACTCTGGAGATCAACCTTATGCTTGTAATGAGTGCACTGAACGCTTTATTTCTCGAAAATTATTGGCCAAACACGAAATCGCTCATAAAGAACCACCGTCAATCAGCTCAAATCTGGCAGATGTGGTgagtcaacaatcagtagttcaTGAAGAAAAAGTAGACAGAGAAAAAGTGGTTGCAACTGATAGCACTACAAACCTAAATTCCGAATCGATAAAAGAACCCAAAGAAGTAGTGAAGAAAGTTGTGGATGTTTACGATTTACCACCTTTGAACTTGTCTTCTGAAAGTGATACGGATACTGAAGAAGAGAAACCTGAAACTAAAGAGTCTGAAGGTACTGAGAAACCTAAAGCAACTGAAGAGAGTGCAGCAAATTTAATGGATCAACCAAAGTCTACTTCTCCTGAGCCAACCACAAATAATATAGTAGAAGTTGAACAGAACGAAGAAGAAAAGGAACAGGGTGCACAAATTATGGATGGTATTTGGGACAATTTTAAAACGTACACAGCTAGTTTGGAGATGAAAGAATCGGCCAACAATTTTGCGATAAAAGAACAAGAACCAGAGACTGATGTAGCATTCCTGAGAAGTATAGTATTGGCtgatcatgattattgtgtagtGTGGTCAGACAAGGAGAAAAACGAAGAGTCAGAATCCAAAGTGAATGACAAAGAAGAGGTAACTTCTAACGGGGACCAAGATTATGCGAGTAAGGCACAAAGGAGTCCATCTGATAGTAACAAAGCGCAAAATGTCAACGAAAACGATCCGAACAAAAAGAAAGTGAAAAGTCCAAAGAAGAAGAAGCGAAGCGCAAGTACTTCATCGAGTGATTCTTCTAGCGATAGTGATTCGAGTAGTTGTTCTTGTGGAACAAATTGCAGTTGCAGCAGTTCTTCGTCCGGTAGTTCTTCAAGTTCAAGTAGTAGTTCAGACTCGGACAGTTCTACTTCAGAAGGTTCACCAAAAAAACAGTCCAGTCGTAAGGAACGAAAGAAGGACAAAGAAACTGCGCAAGAGGCAGAAGCTGGAACTGTTGATATTGAAAATAAGGTTTCTGCAGAGGTAGAGAATGGAGAAGCAACTGTTCACAATGAACCGGTTTGTCCACCGCAGCTTCTTCTTAGAGAGTCAGACTTAGAAACTGAAGAAACGGAGACAGATGAGGACTTCTACGATGAACATCCACAACAACTTGCGAATAAACTACTCGCAGAGAAGCGAAACCAGCTGTTGCTTTTGGCAGCAGTTGCTCCTGCTGCGACAGAGCCTACGATGCCGTTGAACAATGGTTTAACGGATACAGACACTGCGATTCCCTCACCAGACACAATGCCTGGGACCACGGAGAATCAACCACAGCAGAAGAAGAAAGTGAAAACGAAGAAACGGAAAAAAGGAGAGAGAGCAAAGCAACGTAACGCAGTAGGGGCTGTAGAATCCATTAAACTGAACATTCCTAAAGCTTTTTATCAAAAGAATCCGGTTTATACGGCTTCATCgccagcgttggtccacccaaaTATGACATCGACGCCTGGTATCTCAGCAAACGACATGCATACCGTAAATACGGGTATTGAACCTCAAACAATGGGATTAATAAACCAGGGTATTGGTGGTAGCGGCTCAGAGACGGAAAATAAACGATCGTCAAAGCGAAAACGTGTACCAAAACGATTTTACGGTGATTCTAGTGACGAGGAAGTGGAGAAACAGCCAGCAATGAAATGGAGAAAGGTAGAGACACCTTTTACACCAGTGCCAAGTGTTAAGCCGCTGCTTCCAAGACTGTCTTTTGGTGGGAAAACTATGACATATAGGCCCGCGGAAAATCAAGCAGAGTGTTTGAGAATCGCTACAGCCTCTGCAACAGAGTCTGAAGAACCTGCTGAAAGTAGTAGTGACTCCAGTGACTCTGAAGTGGAAGCTAATCAGCAGATGCAAAGTCATCTGCCAGAAGCCAATGCACAGATGCCTGAGCGGCCAGTTAATTTGTATTGCTACTGTCAGTGCCCATATGACGAGGTGTCAGAGATGATAGCCTGTGATGGCGAAGACTGTCGTATTGAGTGGTTTCACTTTGAGTGTGTTGGTATCATGGTGCCTCCAAAAGGCAAATGGTACTGTCCAGACTGTAGAAAGAAACATGGTATTGTGCAAAATAGCGAGGACTACTTTGACGATTGATAACAGCGGATGGTATCTGCGTGTTAAAATTTGCTTTTTAGACATACTTGAGAATGGTCATTTGATTGTCTTCCACTTATGAGTTTTTCAGTGATTTAGTGAAGTGTATTTCGGTTACTTTAGGTGTTGTTTAATTATTGAAGGATATTAAAAATCCTAGTGATTTAATCAGTTCAAAGGATTTGAAAGTATTAAAACTCTGTAAGATATGAATTCCTTAAAAGCCTTAAAAACAAATATAGTGTAGTAAAATGTACTATACTGCGTACCTATTGAAGTTTATTGGTACTGAAAATGCTTGGAGTAATAATATTAAAGTATATTATAATAAACTGGAATAAAAATGTTTGAGAATCGTATGAAAATAATTTAACAAAATTAAGTTTTAGTTAAAGAAATGTGAAGTTCAAAAAGatatatttaacatttttttcaGTCTTAATTACTAAAAAGGATTAACAGTGTGTTTCTTTCAACATCATACATACCTTCAACATAGCAAATATAAATTAGAAAAGGTAGTTCATttcctttaatttaatttttctcaaaataaaagacaaagaaaaaagaaatgtttatttGTGAACTCTTTGACTTTATTGCGTATTCTTATGTGTTTTTAATTATACATAATGGACTCAATTTTGACACTTGTTTGTTAGACAATATATGTGCTATACTCTTTTATGTGCAATATCAAGATTGCAGTTTAGAAAATATCATAAAATATACTTCTGTATTTCTCGCACATAACTGAAGAAAAATAAACTTGTAGAGAGAGTTCTTTTTGATAgctcaaaattaaaaaatggtCTCTAAACTTTTATCATTAATTTTGAAAGACAAtactatttatattaatttcaaaGTGTTATGAAATACTGCAATTTATTTTCATGTATTTGATTGACACTAACTGAAAACAAgaaatttggattttattaACTTTTGTAACACTTCATCATCGTCTGTGTTActgtattatataataataagaaCTTCGgtattttaatgtatttatttatgcctttcaaagttattattctaacgTTCTAAAACTTCTATGTTTCTCATATTTTCTAAAACTTTAAGAAATGTTAAGATTCTCAAACAGATTGTCATAGTAATTGCAATTACTACTACTTATATTGCTACATTGTGATAAAGTTAAACACTTTAGTTACTTAAAATTCTTAAGAAAAATTTTTGATCTCTTTAAATACTATTCAAAATTAgaagtttttgaaaattttaaatatcttcAATAACTTAAGTATCATAATCaacgttaaatatttaaaaatgtagcAATAGGAATTTCATTCTAATGATAATTAATATTAGAAGTCTATAATTTTACAGTGATTTTGCTTATGGGATTTAATTTAAAGGCTTTTAAGGAACcaattctttaaaaaatattcaagtCCTCTGAATTTTTAAAACTGTAGCAGAACGTTAATCGTCAAGAAGTTTGCTCAGAAAAGAAGAGAATCGAATGACCATTATTACTCCCAgcgttttctttcttttcttcttgcAAGGAACACTGTTCAATTGACGATCAAATCGCATAGTTTTTTGCATATAGCTCAAAAGTATATGttataaaaattatgaaaatataaattgaaaATATCACTGAAAGTTGATCTGACTTTAAAAGGGCAAAGAAAGGagggaagaaagaagaaaagcaaGGAGAAAAGAGTAAAAATATCATttgttaaaaattaattatctaTATTACATAAAGATTAGTAAAATTTACAAGTAAGGATAATTATCCATTACATTTATGATAATTTTAAgggaatgaaaaaatgatagaaacagtaataattatcacaatgattgcaactaaCAACTAACAAACGACTGTTAGTTAATAATCTTTTTTTCAACTCTAGAGTTAACTTTAAATCAAGCTTGAAGCAACTTGATCATATTCCTGTATCTTTCAGCTAAGAATTGACAGTAAATCAGAGACTCTATATTGTATTAGGCTCCATATTATATTAAGTGTATATACTCTAACAGTTTTCTAGATTCTATTAACAACGTTGCAGTTAGATTCAAATTTATTTTTGGATATTTTCATAATTAGAttttgctcaatcttgaattccttTGTGAAatggtaattgtcacttcttctTCAATTGTCCTGCAAAACAATCCTTGGAGGAGTCTCGTTCTCTTAAGTAGCATCGCTATCTTGATGATGCTTTGATGATGTTCTTGAGAGTTGTAATGAAGGTTTCAAAAGCTTAATAGGGAATGAGTTTTTTATAAAGACAGTTATTTATACCCAAACAGTTGCATAAGCCAGAAAACTAGTGGTTTAACTATATTAACTCTAAACGAAAATTAACTTCTTAATTCACTATTGATTTACTATCAGTTTTGGATTGAAAACAAGAATATGATCGAGTTGTTTTAAACCTATTTATACAGTTGAAAAAGACAGTGTTATCTGGTAACATTATCTTGACACTAACTtcgtttgtatatttattactgCTCCACTTACTTTTTAATTTCCTTGGATTAACAAAATTATCATAAATGTAATAGATAATTACCTTTATTTATGAATTTTActaatttttatataataaagataattaattttcaacgaAAGGTTTTCTCATTCTCTTTTTCTTACTTTGTTCTGCATTTTGTCACAAACGCTTGTTTGACCTTACAAAGTCAGATCAGCTTTCGGTAGCATTTTTAATTTCGTAGCTTTTGTGACATACTTTGAAGTCATGTATAAAAATCTGTATGATTTTACCATTAATTGAATAGTGTTTCCTGTTAGCGAACAAACGAATTGTACACTGTTCCACGTTGATATTTTTCTTAAGCTGATACAATAAGTAAAAGAAAAAAACATTTGTATATAACTTGTAcatacgccctagagtttataaCAATGAAATAAGGTTTTTGTGTACATTTGTTTGTACTTCTTTTAAAACGACAAAAATGCGCCGTGTATAAATTCGATTATAGTCTAGGCCGATAGGCGGTTGTAGCGTTCTAGAGCGAAATCCTAGGCTACGTCGTAGAGCGAGAATTCTTCGAATCTAGCATGAGAGGGGAGGGCTGTGTTGTTTTATCAATTCGAAATAATCGCGATATTACCGCTGATACGACTGTCGGCACTGCTGGCGGTGTCTGTGTTCCGTTGGATTATCGCATCCTTTGAAAAacagattttaattaatttgcgAGCTTTAAGCTATGTGTTTCATTGTTTATTTAAAACGTGATCTTATTCTGCTCTTTTTTATTGCTCCAATAGCcaaaatttttataattacGGGCGTTAGAGTTTCTGTTTCTTTCTCCTCCTTCTTTTCCTCTCCCTAATCCATCACTGTTTTTCTCTTATCTATTACGTTTCGAAAAGTAAAGGTTTCTGTTGTAGCGTTCCCATTAATTTCTCCGTGCTTTCTTTTTAGAATAATTGACGAGCTAATGAACGGATCTTTTACTATTTTCTAGTCTAGCATAGTTACTCGTTCATCGCAATAGCTTTTGTAAACGAAATCGTATATATCTGTACGATTCTATTAAAATCAGTTGCCAACTCTGTAGCAGGCATTCTGATTCCTCTTATTATTCGTCGAAATTCAATGAAATGTCGATGTGATCCTGCGGACAAGAATTTGACGTACCAGTACGGTCttcgattaaaaaaaaatttagtaTACTGTAAACGAAACAGCTAACAATAATGGATAGTACATTTTGTAATTGACCtctaaattgtatttaatagcTTGTAATTGGTCGAAATATTCAATTTAAGGTCAGgcgtagtaaaattaaaaaggcGAAAGGAAACAAGCATCGATCAGTACTAAAAGAAAGAGAAGTTCGTATTCTTATTCCTTTATCTAaatcaaaattattattaactCTACTTTTTGGCTCATTTAATTATTACGTGAATTACAATAATTGCGCCTGTCGCTGGGACATTGTTCTGTTTAAAGTATAAAACAGAAAAGATTGCTAAATATGTTAGTGTTCGTACATGTTTAATAGAACTCAAAGTACATTGTAACGaagataatattaataataataataattaacattCAAGTGTCAGCAATGCAAATGAAATGGCACGGACTAATTATTCGTCGTCAGCCCTCGTTTCCTCCGGCAGTTCAATACCCATAATGTCCGCGGTGAAATCTTTGTAAGATATCTTCtgtatcataaaataataatacattACTTTCGGCGAGCCTaaataattcttcttttttaccATTTACATCTTCCATAATTCATTTACACAATTTCCGAATTATTAAATTTCAAtgtttattatatgtatagCTATCTTGATAAGAGTACTTGAAAAGTTTACGTATTTATTAAACATTTAGTTCAAACAACGCTATTGGATCTTAACAGAAGTTGATGAAAATATTAAATCTCTAAATCTATAGTTAAATTATACTCAATATTTTAGTGtacttaatttttaatatttcgaaCTTTTGTCAAAAACtgataattttaaataataattaagaaATTAAATGGAAATAAAATCTCAGGAATACTTAGATACTAATTTTAAGAAATAGAATAGGCGTAACATTAAAATTTACTTAACAAATAATACTATTTTAACACtatattttgtttcttttttaagtTATTTCACGAATGGAAGTAGGTTGTGTGAcatattttaaagaaaaaggAGACACAATTCTACTCTACTCTCCTCCCTAGGAAGTGGCCTAAAGTAACATTACATACAGTGTATTTTGTTAAGAAATAATATATACCTCTGGTAAAAATGTAAAATCTGTGAGTGCGAATTGCCGCCTTTCATTTTgggaatatatttcatttaaattATCATCAGATCCAACTAAAAACTTTAAATACATGTATGCTTCTTGTCGTGTTAATGGTTCTCCTACAACAAAAGCatgcaaaaataatatttttaatttatatcgaAATAGTATTTTAATAGGGTAAAAGAGAACGAAAATAAACCAAAAATAGTGTTGTTTTCTCCTGGTGACTCTACAAGACCCTTTCCAAACAATATATTCATAAACTGGTTTCGAGTTAAAACTGGATTTTCTATATCCATAGACGGAATTCCGCTTGAGTTTCCGAACATATGGAAAACCTGCCGCAATTTATGCAAAGATATATCATAAACTGGACGATGGTTAATATAAAGTTTTACAAAATCTTCGAATGTAATTTCTTCAACTAATTGTCCAGTTTCTGCATAATTTCTATAAGATATCTCACTCATAAGAATTTCTATCtaaaacattaaaataatttattgtaaaaaaaaataagaaatcaagtatatgtatattttattaataaacttatagtttaagaaaaaaaatatatgaTAAGCAAAAATGTTACTTCTTCGTTACTGGGATAGTATCCAACAGCTCGCATGAGATTTGGTATTTGCTTACAAGACACTTTTTCAGAAACTATTCTAGTAGCTGTTGTGTTTTCACCTTGATGCAAAATTTGAGCATAATAGAAAAGGTCTATCATTTCCTTAATGAGCCAACCTTTTCTTCCACCTTCAATGAGACAATAATATGGTGCAAGAGCTTCACCTCCTAAACGAGCTAATACATTAACA contains:
- the Mesr4 gene encoding misexpression suppressor of ras 4, translating into MEDEDGESKVVDMWNMLGEQQFKDSSLENSLKPIIDNTYTDVIEEEKQLLRYNSIGTKDSPSKNNSTGSKIVFKGFKKRILAQAQETQTNTSKNAVQEQQSSHANALKNNKEKRTDVKRGKITEYAQYLGLQPSSKNKCSKCDSSSNSCSMLKQNLCTCNSTMTPMPSTSESSTISHSPNFKITRKVYLCAACGTYFENWNLFLHMRDIHKRHICLFCLGMFGQAERLSYHLTKKHSVPEMAFTSVEDFYGAFKGSCYLVCCTCEKVFSETDNFYNHFCSPASKQDTTASICTLCRQTGSHASTCSLAIETDKEVSSALPSTTPIGTLPTHMLDRAANVGNKAISRKPLKNNRSKHIEDGVSSQQKGISIKKTNNKTVSLNETQLPDNKINRDESSQNEISNTVKDTVSETIMEVSKYVEDSSEEKEETNEREISENSSEEKSSPDMTSHNKPYDSVTEVIMEVSRCTNNKEDSDNISMKQDADSVNPLNMSDKQESDAEESDKLNVETLNASEESNIKTNEINLIHETMEESVTNDKIEEAASETKDVSDSHTSESPIHSPVRSLFSPQHELHVSDTQTKEESYKSENKENLDTPNESQSSVSFNATASSDRSLVIKICTNRNSQFSVSTNNDNVESHNVSKESEENNNGESSATDEKESNVFEGEMDNNNSFQMNDGDSDSDSFKLAVVDSTPEVEDVEETNEIKGSPETGTELIMDTEQHQNQSEENAGDAVISIGTNENQEVNEEIEDTNYSEPNNVIQPQIQPSDGIILAGEDVPCIDLNVDGTLDSIEIEDLLKRCIEVASPLCVYCNHARHIAVNGKQLGLHMLAEHKFQPQHPAIIIQPEQFITRVKKSLNELENHYFNLDSYSSTNGTYNVPNVRTYECFHCRFHSAVHKELYLHNRKMHQKTILICIMCKSTFYSYSELLCHLCPGTYSPNINVKYRCCLCPMASLPSAFRLMVHLRKRHHACDVCLESTGNQQRLSNHVWKHKLHHLCYRCGIAYRNKPDITKHLFWKHGTESVLCKKCLQKKWPHIYHFCIPPTAFVCEECGSSFSRAVALKVHKRLHSGDQPYACNECTERFISRKLLAKHEIAHKEPPSISSNLADVVSQQSVVHEEKVDREKVVATDSTTNLNSESIKEPKEVVKKVVDVYDLPPLNLSSESDTDTEEEKPETKESEGTEKPKATEESAANLMDQPKSTSPEPTTNNIVEVEQNEEEKEQGAQIMDGIWDNFKTYTASLEMKESANNFAIKEQEPETDVAFLRSIVLADHDYCVVWSDKEKNEESESKVNDKEEVTSNGDQDYASKAQRSPSDSNKAQNVNENDPNKKKVKSPKKKKRSASTSSSDSSSDSDSSSCSCGTNCSCSSSSSGSSSSSSSSSDSDSSTSEGSPKKQSSRKERKKDKETAQEAEAGTVDIENKVSAEVENGEATVHNEPVCPPQLLLRESDLETEETETDEDFYDEHPQQLANKLLAEKRNQLLLLAAVAPAATEPTMPLNNGLTDTDTAIPSPDTMPGTTENQPQQKKKVKTKKRKKGERAKQRNAVGAVESIKLNIPKAFYQKNPVYTASSPALVHPNMTSTPGISANDMHTVNTGIEPQTMGLINQGIGGSGSETENKRSSKRKRVPKRFYGDSSDEEVEKQPAMKWRKVETPFTPVPSVKPLLPRLSFGGKTMTYRPAENQAECLRIATASATESEEPAESSSDSSDSEVEANQQMQSHLPEANAQMPERPVNLYCYCQCPYDEVSEMIACDGEDCRIEWFHFECVGIMVPPKGKWYCPDCRKKHGIVQNSEDYFDD